The Chthoniobacterales bacterium genome has a window encoding:
- a CDS encoding acyltransferase produces MSATGRVFGLDLLRAAAIMMVICAHGFVVLYPHFGEPLGVFGHGGFYGVELFFVLSGFLIGRILIGQGAGLGQDGAVAVFYVRRWFRTLPLFFLFLAVNVLFERAFRAHDVGLGEALGHGFFLRNLTAFRMTFFPESWSLAIEEWFYLLFPAALWLGLKFTKRFDAVFLSAAFAFFAFSTTARTLGAGAPDVTWSEQMRMVVIYRFDALMIGMIAAWLSIRFERTWLRSAFLCALCGSILLIAMYATLWKFENGHLAFGDDNFFARTFRFTLVSLGFALLLPWASALRLAAENFASMSVRKIALWSYSLYLVHLPVFLLVTRAGLGPDAPMRLPKALFSFALQIGGSILLSALLYRFFEAPCTRLREKAGPAVAKIFSASQQ; encoded by the coding sequence GTGAGCGCCACCGGCCGTGTTTTCGGCCTCGATCTTCTCCGGGCCGCGGCCATCATGATGGTGATCTGCGCCCACGGTTTCGTCGTGCTCTACCCGCACTTCGGCGAACCCCTCGGGGTCTTCGGCCACGGCGGCTTTTACGGCGTGGAACTGTTTTTCGTCCTCAGCGGCTTCCTGATCGGCCGGATTCTGATCGGGCAGGGCGCGGGGTTGGGCCAGGACGGGGCGGTCGCGGTTTTCTATGTCCGCCGCTGGTTCCGAACGTTGCCCCTCTTTTTTCTTTTTCTCGCCGTCAATGTTCTCTTCGAGCGAGCGTTTCGGGCGCACGATGTCGGGCTCGGCGAAGCGCTCGGGCACGGATTTTTCCTTCGGAACCTGACCGCATTCCGGATGACGTTCTTTCCGGAATCATGGAGCCTCGCGATCGAAGAATGGTTTTACCTCCTCTTCCCGGCCGCGCTCTGGCTCGGACTGAAATTCACGAAACGGTTTGACGCCGTTTTTCTCTCCGCTGCTTTCGCCTTCTTCGCCTTTTCCACCACCGCGCGCACCCTAGGGGCCGGCGCGCCGGATGTGACCTGGTCCGAACAAATGCGCATGGTCGTCATCTACCGGTTCGACGCCCTGATGATCGGCATGATCGCGGCGTGGTTATCCATCCGTTTCGAAAGAACCTGGCTTCGCTCTGCGTTCCTCTGTGCTCTCTGCGGTTCGATCCTGCTCATCGCCATGTACGCCACCCTGTGGAAATTCGAGAACGGCCATCTCGCCTTTGGCGACGACAATTTTTTTGCGCGAACGTTTCGGTTCACGCTCGTCTCGCTCGGGTTCGCTCTGCTCCTTCCCTGGGCGTCGGCCCTGAGACTGGCGGCGGAAAATTTCGCCAGCATGAGTGTGCGGAAGATCGCGCTTTGGTCTTACAGTCTTTACCTGGTCCACCTCCCGGTTTTCCTCCTCGTCACCCGCGCAGGACTCGGGCCCGACGCGCCGATGCGGTTGCCTAAGGCGCTTTTTTCTTTCGCCCTCCAGATAGGCGGCTCGATTTTGCTCAGCGCGCTGCTCTACCGTTTCTTTGAAGCGCCCTGCACGCGGCTGCGCGAGAAAGCAGGACCTGCGGTGGCGAAAATTTTCTCGGCGTCGCAGCAGTAA